A genome region from Pseudanabaena sp. Chao 1811 includes the following:
- a CDS encoding IS256 family transposase: MNIRKELLDELLQECKTPPDLFGEGGILKQLTTALVERALEAELSMHLGYGKHEPRPEGQTNSRNGYSQKKVQGDFGVAEIAVPRDRQGEFEPQMVKKGQSRLSGLDEKIIALYARGMSVRDIQAQLQEMYGVEVSPTLISNVTDAVIDEVKQWQNRPLEAVYPIVFLDCLVIKVRDNGRVINKSLYFALGVNMDGYKELLGMWISPNEGAKFWLSVLTEIHNRGVKDILIACVDGLTGFPNAIETVFPKTQVQLCIVHMVRNSVAFVPWQQRKQVCADLKAIYSAATESEAEFNLELFAEKWDKQYPSISKSWRSHWANIIPFFAFPTEIRRAIYTTYAIESMNSSLRKVIKSQQIFPSDDAAFKLVYLAMRNISKKWTMPIRDWKPALNRFAILFEDRLHV; the protein is encoded by the coding sequence ATGAATATACGCAAAGAATTGCTCGACGAATTGCTGCAAGAATGTAAAACACCACCTGACCTATTCGGAGAAGGAGGAATCCTGAAGCAACTGACGACCGCATTAGTGGAGAGAGCATTGGAAGCAGAACTATCCATGCATCTGGGCTACGGAAAACATGAACCAAGACCAGAAGGACAAACCAACAGTCGCAACGGTTATAGCCAGAAAAAAGTGCAAGGTGACTTTGGCGTAGCCGAAATCGCAGTCCCCCGAGATCGGCAAGGGGAGTTTGAACCACAGATGGTGAAGAAAGGACAAAGCCGCTTGTCAGGACTAGATGAAAAGATCATTGCTCTCTACGCACGAGGTATGAGTGTCAGGGATATTCAAGCCCAGTTGCAAGAAATGTATGGTGTTGAAGTATCACCAACACTTATTTCCAATGTTACAGATGCAGTAATTGACGAGGTGAAGCAATGGCAAAACCGTCCCCTTGAAGCAGTCTATCCAATCGTCTTTCTGGACTGTCTAGTCATCAAAGTCCGAGACAATGGCAGAGTGATTAACAAATCCTTGTACTTTGCCTTGGGCGTGAATATGGACGGGTACAAGGAATTACTGGGTATGTGGATTTCTCCGAATGAAGGTGCGAAATTCTGGTTGTCAGTACTCACCGAAATTCACAACCGTGGGGTCAAAGATATTTTGATTGCCTGTGTCGATGGCTTGACTGGTTTCCCTAATGCGATTGAGACGGTATTTCCTAAAACTCAGGTGCAGTTATGCATTGTCCACATGGTCAGAAACTCGGTCGCTTTTGTACCTTGGCAACAGCGTAAGCAAGTTTGTGCTGACCTCAAGGCTATTTATAGCGCGGCGACGGAATCGGAGGCTGAGTTTAATCTCGAACTCTTTGCTGAAAAGTGGGACAAGCAATATCCATCAATCTCCAAGTCTTGGCGCAGTCATTGGGCAAACATTATCCCCTTCTTTGCTTTCCCGACCGAGATTCGCAGGGCGATTTATACCACCTATGCGATTGAGTCGATGAACAGTAGTTTGCGGAAGGTGATTAAATCCCAACAGATTTTTCCCTCTGATGATGCTGCTTTCAAGCTCGTTTATTTAGCAATGCGGAATATCTCGAAGAAGTGGACGATGCCGATTCGTGATTGGAAACCTGCTCTTAATCGCTTTGCCATCCTCTTCGAGGATCGTCTCCACGTCTAG
- the mfd gene encoding transcription-repair coupling factor, with translation MPFSSVIRSLIRSPLTDELESKLVRSRHLTLSGLSRVGKGLVSSTLSQKEEKLMLVITSTIEEAGRWAVQLETMGWHTVHYYPNSDMLPYEPYQPESEVIWGQMQVLADLADWDQQEGDKKKMAIVATDRALQKHLPSPQAFNDYCLQLEVGCEIKLRDLAENLTIMGYENASTVETEGQWARRGDIIDIFPVSSEMPVRIDWFGDEIERIREFDPATQRALDSIPSVLLTPISYGHILGSLEFPEQDPDDEFSSKGFAVHPLSSASLLDYLPNPEQCLVVIDELEQCQAHCDRWYESAEELFPSFLLPSPSGRGAGGESKLHRSFAECLADINKFYRLDLFELAEENRGVNMSSRSIPAIPHQFGKLAQTIRDYREQKYKIILISAQPSRTVALLQEHDCQAQFIPNVRDFPAIDKTHNLRIAVALKYSGIAEIQGFVLPTYRIAVISDREFFGQHALGTPNYVRKRRRAASKQVDLNKLSPGDYVVHKNHGVGQFVKLEKLTVNKETREYLVLKYADGLLRVVVDQMSILSRYRGMHEAKPELHKMTGKAWTNSTAKAKKAIKKIAFDLLELYAKRAQQVGYSFPPDNPWQQEMEDSFPYQATPDQLKATQDVKQDMESARPMDRLVCGDVGFGKTEVAIRTIFKAVTSGKQAALLVPTTILAQQHYHSLQERYAAYPVNIALLNRFKSTSEKKEIIRKLKTGELDIVVGTHQLLAKDVEFKDLGLLVIDEEQRFGVAQKEKIKTMKTEVDVLTLSATPIPRTLYMAMSGVREMSLITTPPPSRRSIMTHLSRYNSELVRAAIRQELDRGGQIFYVVSRIDDIDEVSAKVHEMLPSVRMAIAHGQMPESELESTMLSFSSGESDMMICTTIIESGLDIPRVNTIIIEDAQRFGLAQLYQLRGRVGRAGIQAHAWLFYQEKGELTDVARKRLKAIQEFTHLGSGYQLAMRDMEIRGVGNLLGAEQSGQINTIGFDLYMEMLQEAIAEIRGSEIPEVDDTQVDLPITAFIPAEYIPDGDRKMSAYRAVSSVTSRRELAQIIEEWNDCYGKVPAPAMQLIKVMELKLIAKRIGFSRIKPDGKQHVVLESKMEEPAWKILHEHLPSHVRSRFVYTKGNVTVRGLGTLSHDKQLDSLIEWLDTMHLAKS, from the coding sequence ATGCCATTTTCCTCTGTCATCCGTTCATTAATCCGATCGCCTCTCACTGATGAACTAGAGAGTAAACTGGTGCGATCGCGCCATCTCACCCTTTCAGGCTTATCGCGAGTCGGTAAAGGTTTGGTTAGCTCTACCCTGAGCCAAAAAGAAGAAAAGCTCATGCTGGTGATCACCTCTACCATTGAGGAGGCTGGACGATGGGCGGTGCAGCTAGAGACGATGGGCTGGCATACAGTGCATTACTATCCCAACTCCGATATGTTGCCCTATGAGCCATATCAACCAGAGTCAGAGGTAATCTGGGGACAGATGCAGGTATTGGCAGATTTAGCCGATTGGGATCAGCAGGAAGGGGACAAGAAAAAAATGGCGATCGTGGCAACCGATCGCGCTCTACAAAAGCATTTACCCAGTCCTCAGGCATTTAATGACTATTGTCTCCAACTAGAAGTTGGCTGTGAGATTAAGTTACGGGATTTGGCGGAAAATCTTACAATCATGGGGTATGAAAATGCCTCTACCGTTGAGACTGAGGGGCAATGGGCAAGGCGAGGGGATATTATCGATATTTTCCCTGTATCTAGCGAAATGCCCGTGCGGATTGACTGGTTCGGCGATGAGATTGAGAGGATTCGCGAATTCGATCCTGCAACACAGCGAGCCTTAGATAGTATTCCTTCCGTTTTACTAACGCCCATTAGTTACGGGCATATTTTAGGCAGTTTAGAATTCCCCGAACAAGATCCTGACGATGAATTTAGCAGCAAGGGATTTGCTGTCCATCCACTTTCTAGCGCTTCGCTCTTAGACTATCTGCCTAATCCAGAGCAATGTCTAGTCGTTATTGACGAGTTAGAACAATGCCAAGCCCACTGCGATCGCTGGTACGAATCCGCCGAAGAACTTTTTCCATCATTCTTGCTCCCCTCTCCCTCTGGGAGAGGGGCTGGGGGTGAGAGCAAACTCCATCGCTCCTTTGCGGAATGTTTAGCCGACATCAATAAATTCTATCGCCTCGATCTCTTTGAACTTGCCGAAGAAAATCGTGGCGTAAATATGTCCAGTCGCTCGATCCCCGCAATTCCGCACCAATTTGGGAAGCTTGCCCAAACCATCCGCGACTATCGCGAACAGAAGTACAAAATCATTCTCATTTCCGCCCAACCTTCCCGCACCGTTGCTCTGTTGCAAGAGCATGATTGCCAAGCCCAATTCATTCCCAATGTCCGCGATTTTCCTGCGATCGACAAAACCCATAATCTGCGAATAGCCGTTGCGTTGAAATATTCAGGCATTGCCGAAATTCAAGGATTTGTATTACCGACCTATCGCATTGCCGTAATCAGCGATCGCGAATTTTTTGGACAGCACGCCCTCGGTACGCCCAACTATGTCCGTAAGCGTCGCCGCGCTGCCTCAAAACAGGTTGATCTTAATAAGCTTTCCCCTGGGGATTACGTCGTTCACAAAAATCATGGAGTTGGGCAGTTTGTCAAATTAGAGAAGCTCACAGTCAATAAAGAAACTCGCGAATATTTAGTTCTTAAATATGCTGATGGACTGCTGCGCGTTGTCGTCGATCAGATGTCGATCCTCTCGCGCTATCGGGGAATGCACGAAGCGAAGCCCGAACTGCACAAGATGACGGGCAAGGCTTGGACAAATAGCACGGCTAAGGCTAAGAAAGCGATTAAGAAGATTGCCTTTGACTTGTTGGAACTATACGCTAAGAGGGCGCAACAGGTGGGTTATTCCTTTCCGCCCGATAATCCTTGGCAACAGGAAATGGAAGATTCCTTTCCCTATCAAGCCACCCCTGACCAGTTAAAGGCAACACAGGATGTGAAGCAAGATATGGAAAGTGCGCGTCCGATGGATCGTCTCGTTTGCGGTGATGTTGGCTTTGGTAAAACGGAAGTTGCCATTCGCACAATTTTTAAGGCGGTGACTTCTGGGAAACAGGCAGCACTCCTCGTTCCCACGACCATTCTCGCCCAGCAGCATTACCATAGTTTGCAAGAACGCTATGCCGCCTATCCTGTAAATATTGCGCTACTCAATCGCTTTAAAAGTACTTCCGAAAAGAAAGAAATTATCCGCAAACTGAAAACGGGTGAATTAGATATTGTCGTGGGTACGCATCAACTGCTAGCTAAGGATGTGGAATTTAAAGATTTGGGCTTGCTTGTAATTGATGAAGAGCAACGCTTCGGGGTGGCGCAAAAGGAAAAAATCAAAACCATGAAAACGGAAGTGGATGTGCTGACCCTCTCGGCAACGCCAATTCCCAGAACCCTCTATATGGCGATGTCTGGGGTGCGTGAGATGAGCCTGATTACGACACCACCACCATCACGGCGATCGATTATGACGCATTTATCGCGTTATAACTCCGAACTAGTTCGCGCCGCTATCCGCCAAGAACTCGATCGCGGCGGACAGATTTTCTATGTCGTATCGCGCATTGATGATATCGACGAGGTGTCGGCAAAAGTCCATGAAATGTTGCCCTCGGTACGCATGGCGATCGCCCACGGACAAATGCCCGAATCCGAGCTAGAGTCCACCATGCTCAGTTTTAGCAGTGGCGAATCTGACATGATGATCTGCACCACGATTATCGAGTCAGGCTTAGATATTCCGCGTGTGAATACGATCATCATCGAAGATGCCCAAAGATTTGGATTAGCCCAACTCTATCAATTGCGGGGGCGCGTCGGTCGTGCGGGCATCCAAGCCCACGCATGGCTCTTTTATCAAGAAAAAGGCGAACTCACCGATGTGGCGCGAAAACGCCTCAAAGCAATTCAAGAATTTACCCATCTTGGCTCAGGCTATCAGTTAGCCATGCGCGACATGGAAATTCGAGGCGTGGGCAATCTCCTCGGTGCGGAACAGTCGGGACAAATTAACACGATTGGCTTTGACCTGTATATGGAGATGCTCCAAGAGGCGATCGCCGAAATACGTGGTTCCGAAATCCCTGAAGTTGATGATACCCAAGTCGATCTACCGATTACTGCCTTTATCCCTGCGGAATATATTCCCGATGGCGATCGCAAGATGAGTGCCTATCGTGCCGTATCTTCCGTAACCTCACGCCGCGAACTTGCCCAAATCATTGAAGAATGGAACGATTGTTATGGCAAAGTCCCTGCCCCTGCGATGCAATTAATTAA
- the acs gene encoding acetate--CoA ligase, translating into MSQPTIESVLQEKRLFEPSAEFSQAAHIKSLEEYKQIYDRAAADPAAFWADLADKELHWFEKWHTVLDWQPPSVKWFDGGKINISYNCLDRHLTTWRKNKAALIWEGENGDSRTLTYAQLHREVCQFANALKQLGIQKGDRVGIYMPMIPEAAIAMLACARIGAVHGVVFGGFSAEALRDRLVDAEAKLVITADGGWRKDVIVPLKDQVDKAIANGAVPSVTDVLVVKRTGQNIPMSAGRDHWWHDLQQGVSAKCEAEPMESEDMLFVLYTSGSTGKPKGVVHTTAGYNLYSHMTTKWIFDLKDTDVYWCTADVGWITGHSYIVYGPLSNGATTLMYEGAPRASNLGCFWDVIEKYQVTVFYTAPTAIRSFIKMGEHHPNTRDLTSLRLLGTVGEPINPEAWMWYHRVIGGSRCPIVDTWWQTETGGIMITALPGAIPTKPGSATLPFPGIIPDIVDLEGDPAQSNEGGYLIVRHPWPGMMRTVYGDPDRFRKSYWEHIPPKDGKYVYFAGDGARKDEDGYYWVMGRVDDVINVAGHRLGTMEIESALVSHPAVAEAAVVGKPDEVKGEDIFAFVILEGDRQPSDELAKELKKHVVAEIGAIARPNEIRFAEALPKTRSGKIMRRLLRSLAAGQEITSDTSTLEDRSILDKLREGA; encoded by the coding sequence ATGTCTCAACCCACGATTGAATCCGTTTTACAAGAAAAGCGCTTATTTGAGCCATCGGCTGAGTTCTCACAGGCTGCTCACATTAAGAGTTTAGAAGAATACAAACAAATATATGACCGTGCCGCCGCCGATCCTGCTGCATTTTGGGCAGATCTTGCGGATAAAGAATTGCATTGGTTTGAGAAATGGCACACCGTTCTCGATTGGCAGCCCCCATCGGTGAAATGGTTTGATGGCGGCAAAATTAATATTTCCTATAATTGCCTCGATCGCCACTTGACTACTTGGCGCAAGAATAAGGCGGCGTTAATTTGGGAAGGTGAAAATGGCGATTCGCGTACCCTTACCTATGCTCAACTCCATCGCGAAGTATGCCAGTTTGCCAATGCTCTCAAGCAATTAGGAATCCAAAAAGGCGATCGCGTTGGCATTTATATGCCGATGATTCCTGAAGCAGCGATCGCTATGCTTGCCTGTGCCAGAATCGGCGCAGTACATGGTGTGGTATTTGGCGGCTTCAGTGCTGAAGCTTTGCGCGATCGCCTCGTTGATGCTGAAGCAAAATTGGTGATCACTGCGGATGGGGGATGGCGCAAGGACGTAATCGTGCCATTAAAAGACCAAGTAGATAAAGCGATCGCTAATGGAGCCGTACCCTCCGTTACCGATGTGCTAGTAGTCAAGCGCACAGGTCAGAATATCCCCATGAGTGCAGGTCGCGATCATTGGTGGCATGATCTCCAGCAAGGTGTTTCCGCTAAGTGTGAAGCAGAGCCAATGGAAAGCGAAGATATGCTGTTCGTTCTCTATACTTCAGGAAGTACAGGTAAACCGAAGGGAGTTGTGCATACCACCGCAGGCTATAACCTCTATAGTCACATGACCACCAAATGGATTTTTGACCTCAAGGATACCGATGTCTATTGGTGTACTGCGGATGTGGGCTGGATTACAGGACATAGTTATATTGTTTACGGACCTCTTTCCAATGGTGCAACCACCTTAATGTACGAAGGCGCACCTAGAGCTTCTAATCTCGGTTGTTTTTGGGATGTAATTGAGAAGTATCAGGTCACGGTTTTCTATACTGCACCTACCGCGATCCGTTCCTTTATCAAAATGGGCGAACATCATCCGAATACTCGCGATTTAACTTCTCTCCGCCTATTAGGAACTGTTGGCGAACCGATTAACCCCGAAGCTTGGATGTGGTATCACCGTGTCATCGGTGGTAGTCGTTGCCCAATTGTCGATACATGGTGGCAAACGGAAACAGGCGGAATTATGATTACCGCATTACCAGGGGCAATTCCTACGAAACCCGGTTCCGCTACACTACCATTCCCTGGAATTATTCCCGATATTGTCGATTTGGAAGGTGATCCAGCACAATCTAATGAAGGTGGATATCTAATCGTGCGCCATCCTTGGCCGGGGATGATGCGAACTGTTTATGGCGATCCTGATCGCTTCCGTAAGAGCTATTGGGAGCATATTCCACCTAAGGATGGTAAATATGTCTACTTTGCGGGTGATGGCGCTCGCAAGGATGAGGATGGCTATTACTGGGTAATGGGGCGTGTAGATGATGTAATCAATGTGGCAGGACATCGTCTAGGCACGATGGAAATCGAGTCAGCGCTCGTTTCCCATCCTGCGGTGGCGGAAGCGGCAGTCGTCGGTAAGCCCGATGAGGTCAAGGGTGAGGATATCTTTGCCTTTGTGATTCTCGAAGGCGATCGCCAACCTAGCGATGAACTTGCTAAGGAACTGAAGAAGCACGTTGTTGCAGAAATTGGCGCGATCGCTCGTCCCAACGAGATTCGCTTTGCGGAAGCATTACCAAAAACGCGATCGGGCAAAATCATGCGCCGCTTATTGCGATCGCTGGCGGCTGGTCAAGAAATCACCAGCGACACTTCAACCCTAGAAGATCGTTCGATTCTTGATAAATTAAGAGAGGGCGCTTAA
- a CDS encoding IS256 family transposase — protein MNIRKELLDELLQECKTPPDLFGEGGILKQLTTALVERALEAELSTHLGYGKHEPRPEGQTNSRNGYSQKKVQGDFGVAEIAVPRDRQGEFEPQMVKKGQSRLSGLDEKIIALYARGMSVRDIQAQLQEMYGVEVSPTLISNVTDAVIDEVKQWQNRPLEAVYPIVFLDCLVIKVRDNGRVINKSLYFALGVNMDGYKELLGMWISPNEGAKFWLSVLTEIHNRGVKDILIACVDGLTGFPNAIETVFPKTQVQLCIVHMVRNSVAFVPWQQRKQVCADLKAIYSAATESEAEFNLELFAEKWDKQYPSISKSWRSHWANIIPFFAFPTEIRRAIYTTNAIESMNSSLRKVIKSQQIFPSDDAAFKLVYLAMRNISKKWTMPIRDWKPALNRFAILFEDRLHV, from the coding sequence ATGAATATACGCAAAGAATTGCTCGACGAATTGCTGCAAGAATGTAAAACACCACCTGACCTATTCGGAGAAGGAGGAATCCTGAAACAACTGACAACCGCGTTGGTGGAGAGAGCATTGGAAGCAGAACTATCAACCCATCTGGGATACGGTAAGCACGAACCTAGACCAGAAGGACAAACTAACAGTCGCAACGGTTATAGCCAGAAAAAAGTGCAAGGTGACTTTGGCGTAGCCGAAATCGCAGTCCCCCGAGATCGGCAAGGGGAGTTTGAACCGCAGATGGTGAAGAAAGGACAAAGTCGCTTGTCAGGACTAGATGAAAAGATCATTGCTCTCTACGCACGAGGTATGAGTGTCAGGGATATTCAAGCCCAGTTGCAAGAAATGTATGGTGTTGAAGTATCACCAACACTTATTTCCAATGTTACAGATGCAGTAATTGACGAGGTGAAGCAATGGCAAAACCGTCCCCTTGAAGCAGTCTATCCAATCGTCTTTCTGGACTGTCTAGTCATCAAAGTCCGAGACAATGGCAGAGTGATTAACAAATCCTTGTACTTTGCCTTGGGCGTGAATATGGACGGGTACAAGGAATTACTGGGTATGTGGATTTCTCCGAATGAAGGTGCGAAATTCTGGTTGTCAGTACTCACCGAAATTCACAACCGTGGGGTCAAAGATATTTTGATTGCCTGTGTCGATGGCTTGACTGGTTTCCCTAATGCGATTGAGACGGTATTTCCTAAAACTCAGGTGCAGTTATGCATTGTCCACATGGTCAGAAACTCGGTCGCTTTTGTACCTTGGCAACAACGCAAGCAAGTTTGTGCTGACCTCAAGGCTATTTATAGCGCGGCGACGGAATCGGAGGCTGAGTTTAATCTCGAACTCTTTGCTGAAAAGTGGGACAAGCAATATCCATCAATCTCCAAGTCTTGGCGCAGTCATTGGGCAAACATTATCCCCTTCTTTGCTTTCCCGACCGAGATTCGCAGGGCGATTTATACCACCAATGCGATTGAGTCGATGAACAGTAGTTTGCGGAAGGTGATTAAATCCCAACAGATTTTTCCCTCTGATGATGCTGCTTTCAAGCTCGTTTATTTAGCAATGCGGAATATCTCGAAGAAGTGGACGATGCCGATTCGTGATTGGAAACCTGCTCTTAATCGCTTTGCCATCCTCTTCGAGGATCGTCTCCACGTCTAG
- a CDS encoding type II toxin-antitoxin system RelE/ParE family toxin, with translation MRKIVFSPKFGRALRRYVKRNPELKNRIENVIQQMELDVFAPSLGTHPLRGKLEGFQACSCGYDCRIVFSVDSEAIILIDIGTHDEVY, from the coding sequence ATGAGAAAGATTGTTTTTTCGCCAAAGTTTGGGCGTGCTTTGAGGCGATATGTTAAACGAAATCCTGAGCTAAAAAATCGCATAGAGAATGTGATTCAGCAAATGGAGTTAGATGTGTTTGCACCGAGTTTAGGTACACATCCTCTTAGGGGCAAGTTGGAAGGATTTCAGGCTTGTTCTTGCGGTTATGATTGTCGCATTGTCTTCAGCGTTGACTCAGAGGCGATCATTCTTATCGATATTGGTACTCATGATGAGGTTTATTGA
- a CDS encoding NAD-binding protein — protein MKPRIIVCGLDRTGYKILSLLKQQGCFVIGIHDKPIHQADVEIVIGDLAAAETLLAAGIRDAQTLILAGADETRNLSILMQARVLNPHVRIINRLFNSSLGTRLDLTLPNHVTMSVAALAAPVFAFSAMGSEAIGQLRLFNQIWPIHEEYIDERHPWCGKPLSEFWEDRTRMLIYYLPYDEARVDLVSAVLSGRTLQIGDRLLLGTQPNVRTASRPILQKISKLFMGFRHFHEHGRAVLFTAIALLLTIFSATVIYTSFQMGVSLVDALYFSVGMITGAGGNEQVVEHSTDSIKFFTIIMMLIGTAVIGIFYAILNDFILGSRLRNFWDAARVPQRNHIVICGLGSVGVQTAMQLVNYGYEVLIIERDSNNRFLDTVRSHNIPVIHGDASLPATLKAANLDKAESLLAVTSNDTANLEIALNAKGIAPRCRVVVRYDDPYYAGMAQEVFDFEAVLSPPEIAAPAFASSALGGRILGNGIVADSLWVAIATMITPNHPFCGKPVREASMTADFVPLYIETACQTIHGWNLLEASLSAGDILYLTMPATKLEQLWRVAPFQVAVS, from the coding sequence ATGAAACCCCGCATTATCGTCTGTGGTCTAGACCGAACGGGTTACAAGATTTTGAGTCTGCTCAAGCAGCAAGGTTGCTTTGTGATTGGCATTCATGACAAGCCTATTCACCAAGCGGATGTAGAAATTGTCATTGGTGATTTGGCAGCGGCGGAGACTTTGCTAGCCGCAGGAATTCGAGATGCTCAGACCTTGATTTTGGCAGGAGCCGATGAAACCCGCAATCTCAGCATCTTGATGCAGGCGCGAGTCCTTAATCCCCATGTCAGAATTATTAATCGTCTTTTTAACTCTAGTCTGGGTACACGCTTAGATTTAACACTGCCTAATCATGTCACTATGAGCGTTGCGGCTCTGGCAGCCCCCGTATTTGCCTTTAGCGCGATGGGAAGTGAAGCGATCGGGCAGTTGCGCCTCTTTAACCAAATTTGGCCGATTCACGAAGAATATATCGATGAGCGTCATCCTTGGTGCGGCAAGCCCTTATCAGAGTTTTGGGAAGATCGGACGCGGATGTTGATCTATTATCTTCCCTACGATGAGGCTAGAGTTGACCTCGTAAGCGCTGTACTCAGTGGGCGTACATTGCAGATCGGCGATCGCCTTTTGCTAGGTACACAACCTAACGTTAGAACTGCCTCTCGTCCGATCTTGCAAAAAATATCGAAGTTGTTTATGGGATTTCGCCATTTTCATGAACATGGGAGAGCCGTTTTATTTACAGCGATCGCTTTGTTACTAACGATTTTTTCGGCAACGGTTATCTACACGAGTTTTCAGATGGGAGTTTCCTTAGTAGATGCCCTCTATTTTTCTGTAGGGATGATTACGGGAGCAGGAGGCAATGAGCAGGTAGTAGAACATTCCACCGATAGCATCAAATTCTTTACAATCATCATGATGCTGATTGGTACAGCAGTAATTGGGATTTTCTACGCGATTCTCAATGATTTTATTCTCGGCTCACGGTTACGGAACTTCTGGGATGCTGCACGAGTGCCACAACGTAATCATATTGTGATTTGTGGTTTGGGAAGTGTAGGTGTACAGACAGCCATGCAATTAGTGAACTATGGTTATGAAGTTCTCATCATCGAACGTGATTCTAATAATCGCTTTTTAGATACGGTGCGATCGCATAATATCCCCGTCATTCATGGTGATGCGAGTTTGCCTGCTACGCTCAAAGCTGCCAATCTAGATAAAGCCGAGAGTTTACTTGCTGTCACCAGCAATGATACGGCGAATCTGGAAATCGCTCTCAATGCCAAAGGAATTGCTCCCCGTTGCCGTGTAGTTGTGCGCTATGACGATCCCTATTATGCAGGTATGGCGCAGGAAGTATTTGATTTTGAAGCAGTACTTAGTCCTCCTGAAATTGCGGCTCCTGCCTTTGCCTCCTCTGCTTTAGGTGGACGTATTCTCGGTAATGGCATTGTCGCCGATAGTCTCTGGGTAGCGATCGCTACGATGATTACGCCCAATCATCCCTTCTGCGGCAAACCTGTACGTGAAGCCTCAATGACTGCGGATTTTGTACCGCTTTATATTGAGACTGCCTGTCAAACAATTCACGGATGGAATTTGCTAGAAGCCTCTCTCAGTGCAGGAGATATTCTCTATTTGACGATGCCAGCCACAAAATTAGAGCAACTCTGGCGAGTTGCTCCATTTCAAGTTGCAGTTAGTTAG